In Triplophysa rosa linkage group LG18, Trosa_1v2, whole genome shotgun sequence, a genomic segment contains:
- the pth3r gene encoding parathyroid hormone 3 receptor: MVSVEVSVAFMLCSVLMKARALIDSDDVITRDEQIFLLIGARARCEKSVHAQQDQPIGEDYCVPEWDGIICWPEGKPSQLVAVLCPEYIYDFNHRGHAYRRCDASGKWEQVPTLNQTWANYTECTTYLHTNHSDQEVVFERLYLMYTIGYSISLTALLVAVFILCYFKRLHCTRNYIHIHLFTSFICRAVSIFVKDAVLYTITDDAKLEDGAVGQRPYMVGCKVAVTFFLYLLATNHYWILVEGLYLHSLIFMAFLSDKNCLWALTIIGWGIPAVFVSIWVSARASLADTQCWDISAGNLKWIYQVPILAAIIVNFFLFLNIIRVLASKLWETNTGKLDPRQQYRKLLKSTLVLMPLFGVHYMLFMALPYTDVTGLLWKIQMHYEMLFNSSQGFFVAFIYCFCNGEVQAEVKKAWLRRSLTSDLKQKARVTSSAGGGSGYYGGMMSHTTTQSVCLSVSGTKSLPQGTMGCKGQSRPHTSGNLPGYVLSDTQQNELLLRQEDRNVTCGQTYRNVRETDNDLEPSFVADEEFSGSLSWKEVETML, encoded by the exons ATTGATTCTGATGACGTCATCACCAGAGACGAACAGATCTTTCTTCTGATTGGTGCACGGGCAAGGTGTGAGAAAAGCGTCCACGCTCAGCAAGATCAGCCAATCGGAG AGGATTACTGTGTTCCTGAGTGGGACGGGATCATTTGCTGGCCCGAAGGAAAACCCAGTCAGCTTGTTGCAGTTCTGTGTCCCGAGTACATCTACGACTTTAACCACAGAG GACATGCGTATCGCCGTTGCGATGCATCAGGCAAATGGGAACAGGTGCCCACTCTAAACCAGACGTGGGCCAACTATACCGAATGTACTACTTACCTTCACACCAACCACAGCGATCAGGAG GTGGTCTTTGAGCGTCTTTACCTGATGTACACTATCGGATATTCCATATCACTGACAGCGTTACTGGTGGCTGTCTTTATTCTCTGCTATTTCAA GCGTCTCCACTGCACCCGTAACTACATCCACATCCACCTCTTCACCTCATTCATATGCCGAGCAGTCAGTATATTTGTGAAAGATGCTGTTTTGTATACCATAACAGACGATGCCAAACTGGAAGATGGGGCGGTAGGACAACGGCCCTATATG GTGGGCTGCAAGGTTGCCGTGACTTTCTTCCTGTATCTCTTGGCAACCAATCATTATTGGATCCTGGTGGAGGGCCTGTACCTGCACAGCTTAATCTTCATGGCTTTCCTGTCCGATAAGAACTGTCTGTGGGCTTTAACAATCATCGGCTGGG GGATACCTGCTGTGTTTGTATCCATATGGGTCAGTGCCCGGGCGTCTCTGGCAGACACACA GTGCTGGGACATTAGTGCAGGCAACCTGAAGTGGATTTATCAAGTACCAATCCTGGCAGCTATTATA GTAAACTTCTTCCTCTTCCTCAATATCATCAGGGTTTTGGCCTCTAAATTGTGGGAAACAAACACAGGAAAACTGGACCCTCGACAGCAATACAG GAAGCTCCTGAAGTCAACCCTGGTGCTGATGCCACTGTTTGGAGTTcattacatgttgtttatggctcTTCCATACACTGACGTCACAGGTCTTCTGTGGAAGATTCAGATGCATTACGAGATGCTGTTCAACTCTTCACAG GGTTTCTTCGTAGCCTTTATTTACTGCTTCTGCAATGGAGAG GTGCAGGCTGAGGTTAAGAAGGCGTGGCTGAGGCGCAGTCTCACATCCGATCTGAAGCAGAAGGCTCGTGTCACCAGCAGCGCGGGGGGTGGGAGCGGCTACTATGGAGGCATGATGTcacacaccacaacacaaaGTGTTTGCCTTAGTGTCAGCGGTACTAAAAGTCTGCCCCAGGGGACCATGGGGTGTAAAGGACAATCCCGTCCGCACACTTCAGGAAACTTACCCGGCTATGTGCTCAGTGACACTCAGCAGAACGAGCTGCTCCTGAGGCAGGAGGATAGAAATGTGACGTGCGGTCAGACATACAGGAACGTAAGGGAAACTGACAATGATCTTGAGCCATCTTTTGTAGCAGATGAGGAATTTTCTGGGTCTTTATCTTGGAAAGAGGTGGAAACCATGCTTTGA